The Neodiprion fabricii isolate iyNeoFabr1 chromosome 4, iyNeoFabr1.1, whole genome shotgun sequence genome window below encodes:
- the LOC124179894 gene encoding elongation of very long chain fatty acids protein AAEL008004-like yields MDQVVRMVVDAYRDLMDNKSDPRVNGWFMMSGPMPTALICLTYAYCVKVLGPKLMENRKPMKLRKVLIFYNLFQVIFSYWLFKESLVAGWGGHYSFRCQPVDYSNNTLAVRMAHACWWYYMSKFTEFFDTIFFVLRKKNEQVSTLHVIHHGIMPMSVWFGLKFTPGGHSTFFGLLNTFVHIVMYSYYLLAALGPHMQPYLWWKKYLTTLQMVQFVLVMVHAFQLLFIQCNYPKAFVWWIGMHAVLFYFLFRDFYQQAYVKKSRNLAKTDDSNDAKLQNGKVHDGSKSDRKNGLEPGVDTKDEIYAGKYKMATGYISGNGLRNRVFIDNRSISE; encoded by the exons ATGGACCAGGTAGTCAGGATGGTGGTGGACGCCTATCGGGACCTAATGGACAACAAAAGTGACCCGAGAGTCAACGGTTGGTTCATGATGAGCGGTCCAATGCCAACGGCGTTGATATGCCTCACCTACGCTTACTGCGTCAAGGTGCTCGGACCTAAACTGATGGAGAACAGAAAGCCGATGAAGCTCCGGAAGGTTTTGATTTTCTACAACCTGTTCCAAGTCATATTCTCCTACTGGCTCTTCAAAGAG TCTCTCGTTGCCGGGTGGGGCGGTCATTACTCCTTCAGATGTCAGCCGGTCGATTATTCCAACAACACGTTGGCCGTCAGAATGGCCCACGCGTGCTGGTGGTACTACATGTCCAAGTTCACGGAATTCTTCGACACGATATTCTTCGTGCTTAGGAAGAAGAACGAACAGGTGTCGACCCTCCACGTCATCCATCACGGCATAATGCCGATGTCCGTCTGGTTCGGGCTGAAATTCACGCCAG GAGGTCACAGCACGTTCTTCGGTCTGCTCAACACCTTCGTTCACATAGTGATGTACTCCTACTATCTTCTGGCCGCTCTCGGTCCCCATATGCAGCCTTACCTCTGGTGGAAGAAGTACTTGACTACCCTGCAGATGGTCCAGTTTGTTCTGGTGATGGTCCACGCGTTCCAGCTACTCTTCATCCAGTGCAACTACCCCAAGGCCTTCGTATGGTGGATCGGAATGCACGCCGTGCTCTTCTACTTCCTGTTCAGAGACTTCTACCAGCAGGCCTACGTCAAGAAGTCGCGCAACCTCGCCAAGACCGACGATTCCAACGACGCGAAGCTACAGAACGGCAAGGTTCACGACGGAAGCAAGAGTGACAGGAAGAACGGTCTGGAACCTGGCGTCGATACCAAGGACGAGATATACGCCGGCAAGTACAAAATGGCGACAGGTTACATTTCCGGTAACGGACTTAGGAACAGAGTATTCATAGACAATAGGAGTATCAGCGAATAG